TCTGGATCAGCTAAATAAAGAGCTTCACTAAAGTAATGATCGGCTCCGCCATGTAGTGGATATACCATCTCTACAAGATGACGAAGAACATTCGCTAAATCCTGCCTACTTGGTAATAAAATTGCGTAATGATATAACCCTGTTCTTCCTCTTTGTTTTGGAAAAGCTTCTTTCTTTTCTTCAATGATAAGAAGTGGTTCATCATTTTCATTCCCAAATGTAACGACTGCTTCTTCTTCTTTTAGCACCTTCATACTTAGTACTTCCGTATAAAACTCTAGTGATTTCTTTACATTAGATACGTATAAATGAACAACATCAAGTGTTGTATCGGGATGAAGTTGAAAACTCATCTTGTTAGCCCCCCCATTTAAATTAGTTCTTCTTTGACATTTTTTCTTTTAAGAAATTATCTACAAAACCATCAGCTTTTGCAACAAATAAATATGCACCCATTGCTAATAATGCAAGTTCTAATTCGAAACCAGGATTTTTTCCATCTCCCAATAAACCAGCTGACCATTTCACTTTTACGATTGCTCCAACCATAACAAGTGCAAATAATAATCCAATATATCTTACACCTAAACCTAGAATTAATAATAGGCCTCCAACTAATTCAAATGTTGCTACACCGTATGCAAGTCCTCCTGGTAAACCAATGCTTGTAAACCACCCTGCAATATTGTCAATTCCTGATTGGAATTTTGTTAAACCGTGCATGAAAAATGTTACCCCTAACACGATACGAATAATTAAGTTACCAATATGTTGATTCATTTCTTTCTCTCCTTTATAGTTTTATTATACAAAACTTTTATTTACATTACAAAACATACACTAATTTTTTTTATTCGTCAATTCATTTTCACTGGGAAAAAATATATTTTTTTTGCTATGATACAAATAGTTGTTTACAAAAAGGAGCTTGATTTTATGAATATTGGTTCTGCAATACGTGAAATTCGTCAACGTAGGGGCATAACAATCGCACAAATTTGTGAGGGAACAGGTCTTTCTAAAGGATTTATGAGTCAGGTTGAAAATAATAAAACATCACCATCTATCTCAACTTTAGAAACGATCTCCAATTTTTTAAACGTTCCCCTTCCCTATTTATTGTTAGAGCAAAAAGATCGATTAAAAATTGTCAAAAAAGAAGAACGGAAATACAGTGTATACGGCAAAGATGAGCAAAGAATTGAACATGTTGCGGAGCAAGGGGGCCTTCGCCTATCTTTAGTAGAAATCCCTACTGGATTCCCGAAAGAAAATTCACCAAATGCCCATGAAGGGGAAGAATGTCACCTTGTATTACGCGGAAAATTAGAAGTTCAGCACGGTGAGGATATTGCAATTGTAGAAGAAGGTGATTCTTTCTCATGGAATGCATGCGTTCCTCATATTGTTCGTAATATAGGAGAAGAAACTGCATTATTACTCATCTCTAGTTATGCAGAAAATCGACAACGTGTTTACTAAATAATAAAAAAGAAGCCTGTTAAACAGGCTTCTTTTTATCCCCTTATAATTCCATAACTTGTCCCAACTAGTACAGTCTTTTCATGCTGATTGCGATAAACTGACTCGATTGAAACTTTTTTATAGCCTTCCATTTGCTCAACATTTGTTAAAGTTAGTTCACAAGTGATCGTATCTCCTGTGAAAACTGGTCTAATAAACTCACTTACTAATTCTCTTGCTATGTAATGTAACTCTTCTCCCACTTTCGTTCCAATGCTAGCAGTCAATAAACCATGAACCATTAATCTTCCATTTTCATCGTATTCCACATGGTGTCTACCTTTATCACCGGTAATATTTGCAAATTCAAAAACTTCTTCCTCAGTAAATCTTCTTTCATATTTAAATACATCCCCAGCTTTTACACTCATTTTTATCCCCCTAATAATAAACAGAATTTTCTTTTATTTTATCATAAAACGAGCCTCAATCCATTCTCTATTATCAAAAGTCTCAAAATTACCTCGCTATACTTTTTTACTTTCCATTCATTTATCGGTGACCATCTCTTTTCGCGACTTGGTATCCATAATACGCACATGTTCCATTTCTCGATAGCTCTCTAACTTCAAATCCACAACTTCTATAAAAATCAAAATTGTTCGCTGATGTATGCGCAAACCAATCACCGTGGGGAAGTTTTTGCAGGCAAAGAGCTACAAGCTTCTTACCTAATCCCTTCCCTCTATATTCACACTTCACAACTAAATTTACTATGTTCGCAATCATAATTCCATCAGAAATGACTCTAACCATCGCAATCATCTCTTCCTCATCCCAAATTGTGAAAGCCCATGTTGAATTTTCGAATGCTATCGTAAATTTTTCAATTTGCCAAGAAGGGATATTATCATTACTCCAACCGGCATCTTCAAATAAAGCTTTAATTGCATATGCTGGTACACTACTCGTTCCCTCACGAATAATAAGTCCATTATGATAAATGTACATGTAACCCCTCCCTTTATTTTCATATACCATTCTTCAAAAAATGCAATTTACCTTTAAAAAAGTAATTTTTTCATCCAACACGCTTAATAGAATAAACTAGAGCATCGATTCCATGAAATGACGTTGTTTTCTCGTAGCTGAGCCCAGTTTTTCTAGCAACAAATATTGAGGCAGGATGATTCGGATTAATAAGAGAAATTAATTTATTCATTCGTAATGCTTGGAAACCATAGTCACGAAATGCTGCCGCCGCTTCTTTTGCATACCCTTTTCCCCAATACTGAGGAAGTAACCAATAACCAATTTCAATTTCCTCTTTTCCATCTATTTTCTGCTTTACCAGCCCTGCATGACCAATTCTTGTTCCCGTTTCCTTTTCAATCAATACAAATAAACCGAGACCGTTTTTATAGCTAGGAATCACCCATTCCTCCAGACTTTTTTTACACTGCATATATGTTTTTAATGTCCCATTTCCAATATAACGCATTACCTTCTCGTTCCCCCATAGTGAAGCGTAGAACTGTAAATCATCCATTGTATATTTGCGAATTTGTAAACGTTCTGTATGAAACATGCTGGCACTCCTTTCCACTAATTTATTCTTCATTTCACGATCATGTTTTGTATGTACACGGTATGTTACTATTTATTATAAAGTGAAACTTTAATCAGTGGGGAATTTTGTTCACCCCCACTGATTATTAGCCTTTACCAATCGGACGTTTACGGGCAGTGGATCTCCCGTCTAACTTCTTTGCTTTAACTGAATTTTTAGGCAAGAGTCTTACTGCCTGGAAAATAGCGGGATAAATGAACCAACGATAAAATACACAATATTCATTCTAAATAACTAAAAAAAGCAGTAGACAAATATTGTCCTCTGCATCCATATCATAACTAGCATAAAGAAAACTACAATTGAGGGGGGTGTAGGATTTTCAAATATACTAGATACTTATCCCGTTCTAACGGGCGGTAAACTTTCCAATTGTTTCAAGTGAAAAGTTTACCGCTCATAAGAACTTCCTTCGTTCATTAAGATAGTATTGCTAGATAATCATATACACGCTTAGATTTCTCTCCACCCATTCGTGCATGTTGAAGAAGAGAAATACCATGAGGGCCAGATGCACGCAATGCTTCTGGTTGAGCTACTAAAATAGCTTGTACAACTTCTAATTCACCAAGCATAGCTGCTGCAAAAATATCCATCCGAGCACCCTTTTCTAGTAAATAAAGAGCAATATCTTTACGACCTACATGTGCCGATGCGCCTAACGCACTTTCCCAATCTGATCCACCCCAATTATAAGAGGCGTGAAGTAAGCTTGGTGATTCAACCAATAGCTCTTGTACTTTCTCTAAATCCCCGTGAGCTGCCATAACAAATTCTCTTACTAATTCAGTGGTAATACGCTCTTCTGTTTGCATCGCTCTTCTCCCCTTTTAGAAATTCGTTTCGGTGTAAAAAAAGGCTTGTCACTTCCCTGAAAAATATCTACATCTATGCCAAATACATGTTGAAACATTTCATGGCATAGTACTTCTTCTGGTATACCATCATACTGAATCTTTCCTCGCTTTAATACAAGTAAACGATCACTATATTGAGCAGCTTGGTTAATGTCATGTAAAACCATTATAATTGTCATTCCAAACTCCTCATTTAATCGTTTCACAAGTTCCATTACTTCCAACTGGTGAACGATATCTAAAAAGGTTGTTGGTTCATCCAATAATAAGACATTTGTACGTTGCGCTAGCGTCATCGCAATCCAAGCACGTTGCCGTTCCCCTCCTGATAAAGAATGTAAAAGACGATATTCATACCCTTCAAGATTTGTAACAGACAATGCCCAATCAACAATTTCTTCATCTTCTTTATTTAAGCGGCTACTCCATGATTTATGTGGACCTCTTCCGAACTCAATTAGTTCTTTCACTGTTAAATCTAATTGATGATCATGCATTTGTGGTAACATTGCTAATTGCTTCGCTACATCAGCACTCTTCATCATATGAATATTTTTCCCATCTAAAATGATGTCCCCTTCGCTTTGTTTCAGTAGCCTTGCTATTAAACGAAGCAAAGTAGATTTTCCCGATCCATTCGGACCAATTAAACTAACGATTTCTCCAACCTTAATATGTACATTCATATTTTGCATTTGAAATCTTTCAGAGTGTGCGTAAAACACTTTGTTAACGGAAATCACTTTGTTTTCCTCCTCTATGAATTAAATATAAGAAGAACGGACCACCTAAGAAGGACAGTAAAATACCAACAGGCAATTCGATTGGGTCAAACCAACTTCGAGCTATTGCATCCGCAAAAACAAGTAATACCCCGCCGCCAAGGCATGATAAAGGTAGCAAATATCTATAATCATTTCCAACTAATAAACGTAGCATATGTGGTACGACAAGACCGACAAATCCAATAAGACCAGACACACTTACTGCAATTCCAGCTAATAATGTACTTACTACGATTAAATAAAACCGACTTTTTTCCACATTATGTCCTAATAACTTTGCCATTTCATCTCCAAGCATTAACACTCGAATATGCTTAATACCAAAGAAAGCTAATATAATGGCGAATATTGCATAATAAATAATCATGTTTAAATGTGCCCAACTTACACCACCAATACCGCCCGCTAACCACGGTAACACCGATTGTACTTTGTCACTATGTAATAACATTAATGCTGACGTTGCTGCACCAATTAATGCATTGATCGACACCCCTACTAAGACGATTCTTGAAGGTGGTGCCCCTTTTTGCCATGATAAAGCATAAATAACCATCGCTGTTATGAAAGCTCCTAAAAACGCCCCTAGTGGTAAAAAAGCTAGATGCTGTGGGAATAAAATCATGATGACAATTGCTACAAGGCCTGCTCCAGATGAAACTCCGATAATACCAGGATCTGCAAGAGGGTTTCTCATAACCCCTTGTAGCAGTGTACCAGATGCAGCTAAACATGTTCCTACTATAAACCCAATAAGCACTCTCGGTATGCGAAGATCCCATACAATTCGATGAACTGTCGAACCTTCCTCTTGTATACCTGTTAAAATATCTCGTATAGAAAAGGATAAACTTCCTGCGAAAAGACCGTACAAGAGACCTAGGATTGTTAATATAACTAAAGTAACTGCTATTATCCATCTTTTTTTCGCAAAAGGATGTTCCTTTTCTCTTACTACTTCACTACTTTCCATACGTATCATTTCCTTACATCTTGTATACTTTTATACATAAAGTCCATTGCTTCTGTAACTTTTGTACCAGGATTAGATCCAAATAAATCAGGTGGCAAAATAACTACGCGGTTTTGTTTTACTGCCTCTAAATTTTTCCACGCTTCATTTTTCATCATTTCGCCTTCGAATGCTTTTTTCACACTTTTTGGATCTCCGTGTGTAATTAAATAAATCACATCTGGATTCGCCTCAATAATACGTTCTACACTTAGCTGTGCATATTGCGGATATTCTTTCGTTTCTGGAAAATCAGAAGCAATATTTTTTCCGCCTGTTTTTTCTAAAATATCACCTGATAAAGATGTTGGTAATGCCGCTAAATAAGTACCTGGTGCGCCATACACTAGCAATGCTTTCACATCGCTCTTTTTCTCATATTTCTTCATTTGATCATTCATTTTTTGATTAATTTCTTTTGCTTTATCTTCTTTCTTCATTACCGTTCCATATAATTCAATATTTTTTTGAATATCTTGTACAGAATTCGCAGAAGAAATGATAACTTGCGTTCCTTGTCCTTCAACCGTTGGCACATTCTTTTGGAATCCATTGTTAGCAACAAGTACATCGGGCTTTAAACTAGCAATTTGCTCAAAATTCGGTTGATGTGCATTCCCAATTACTTGTGCTTTCCTTAACTCCTCTGGAAGAGTTAATTTCGTATCCGGGCGACCTACTATTTTTCCACCTAAAGCATGAATAATATCCATGTCCCCCATACTTAATGTTGCAAAACTTTCTGGCACTTTATCGAATGTTACCTTTCTTCCTGATAGGTCGGTAATTTCGATTTTCTCTTTTCCTTTTTCTGTTTTGGTTGCAGACGCTTTTTCGTCCCCTTTGGCACTGCAACCTATTAACAAGAAAAAAATAGATAAAATCGCTGTAAATAGCGTAATAGATTTTTTCATTCCTTCACCTCTAATTGATAATGATAATCATTAACTACTATTCTACTTTAATTGATAAGGATTATCATTGTCAACATGAAACGCATACATTTTTCTACAAAAAACAAAAAGCGTGACAAAAAGATTTTTTCTTTTCGCCGCGCTCTAGTTAACAATATTATTCACATTCATTTTCCTCTAGCTGGTCACGCATCACTCTCACACGCTGAAAGAAAAAGAACGATAAACTTAAAAATATAACGATGCTCCCCATCATAACAAAAAATTGGATTGTCTCTTTTGCTCCATTCGGAATCAACAAGCCAACCATTAACAATGTACTTACAGCGAGAAGAATTTGTCCGAACCGAGTATAGTCTTCTATTTTTCCTTTTAATTCTTTCATTATATTCTCACTCCTCCATTTCACTGTATCATATTCTATGAAACTGAAAGACCAGTAAATACAGCCATTCTGGGAGATGTTTTCCAATAAAAAAAGAGCCGCTTTACTGCGGCTCTTTTTTAATCATTATTCACCTTTATATGCTTTCATATAAATTTCTTTCAGTTCTGAAATAAGCGGCAACTTTGGATTAGCAGTTGTACATTGATCTTCAAAAGCTCTTTCTGCTAATACTCCAACAACCTCTTCAAATTGCTCTTTATCTACTCCTTGTCCTGCAATACTCATATTAATATTTAAGCTTTTTCCAAGCTCAATAATTGCTTTGACGAGTGATTCCACCCCTTCTGCTGCCGAGCTTGCTGGAAGCCCGAGCATTCTCGCTATATGTGCATATCTTTCATCTGCCACAAAGTGCTCATATTTTGGGAACAATGCGTGTTTTCTTGGCTTAATAGCATTATAGCGGACTACATGCGGCATTAGAATGGCATTTGCGCGTCCGTGCGGAATATGGAATTCTGGTCCAATTTTATGTGCTAAGCTGTGATTAATACCGAGGAAAGCATTTGCAAATGCCATACCTGCAATTGCAGAAGCGTTATGCATTTTTTCTCTTGCTTCTTCATCATTTCCATCTTTATATGCTCTCGGTAAATATTTGAATACGAGATCAATAGCTTTTAATGCTAATCCATCTGTATAGTCATTTGCCATAACAGACACATACGCCTCAATTGCATGTGTTAAAACATCCATACCAGTATCTGCTGTTACATGTGGTGGTACTGTCATTACAAATTGCGGATCAACAATTGCTACATCTGGTGTTAATTCATAATCTGCAAGCGGATACTTTATATTATTTTTCTTATCTGTAATAACCGCAAATGGTGTCACTTCTGATCCCGTTCCTGATGTCGTTGGAATCGCAACAAACTGCGCCTTATTTCCTAATTCCGGATATTTACATGTACGTTTTCTTATATCTAAAAACTTCTGTTTAATGCCATAGAATGTCGTTTCTGGATGCTCATAGAATAACCACATTCCTTTTGCTGCATCCATAGCTGAACCACCACCAAGTGCGATAATTACATCTGGCTTAAAGCTTCTCATCATTTCCGCACCTTTAAAAACAGTTTCATCTGATGGATCTGGTTCGACCTCAAAGAAAACTTCAACTTTCACATCATTTGCATGCTTGTTTAAATAGTGCGCGACTGTATCGACATAGCCATGTTCAACCATTCCAGGGTCCGTTACAATAAATGCACGTGAAATGTTAGGCATATTTGCTAAATAAGCTGTAGCATGTTTTTCAAAATAAATTTTTGGTGGCAATTTGAACCACTGCATATTCTTTTTTCTATTTGCCAGCCTTTTTATATTTAATAAATGAGTGGCTGTTACATTTTGGGAAACTGAATTCTTTCCGTATGAACCACAACCAAGTGTAAGTGATGGAATAAATCCATTATATATATCCCCTATTCCACCTTGTGATGAAGGTGCATTTACAATGAGACGGCAAGCTTTCATACGTAACCCAAATTGCTTTTGCACATCTTTATTTGTAGAATGGATAACTGCTGAATGTCCTAAACCACCTAGGTTCAACATTTCTTCGCAATATGTAAATCCTTCTTCTAATGAATTCGCCTTCACACAAGCTAATACTGGACTCAGTTTCTCACGAGATAACGGATATGCTGCTCCGATACCTTGAATTTCAGCTACAAGCATTTTTGTATGTTCAGGAACAGTAATCCCAACTAAATCGGCAATATACTGTGCTGATTTCCCTACAATATCACTATTTACTGCACATGTATTTTCATTTATAACAAGCTTTTCTAATTTTTTTCTTTCTTCTTCTGTTACAAAGTAACAATTGTTTTCAATCATTTCTGTTTTAACATCATCATAGATTTCTTTATCGACAATGATTGCTTGTTCCGATGCACAAATCATACCGTTATCAAATGTTTTCGATAAAATTAAATCATTAACAGCTCGTTTTACATGTGCTGATTTTTCTATATAACACGGTACATTACCAGGCCCAACGCCTAACGCTGGTTTTCCAGTAGAGTAAGCTGATTTCACCATACCAGCGCCTCCAGTTGCTAGAACGAGTGCTACACCATCATGGTTCATTAATTGTTTCGTCGCTTCAACAGACGGTCTTTCAATCCATTGAATACAGTGTTTTGGTGCACCAGCTTTCATCGCTGCATCATATACTGTTTTCGCCGCTGCCACAGAACATTTTTGTGCGGAAGGATGAAACGCGAAAATAATTGGATTTCTTGTTTTTATCGCAATTAACGCTTTAAACATTGTTGTCGACGTTGGATTCGTTACTGGTGTTACCCCAGCTACTACACCGACAGGTTCCGCGATTTCTATTATTTCTTCATGAGAATCTTCGTGAATAATTCCTACCGTTTTATCTTGTTTTATACTATGCCAAATATATTCAGTGGCAAAAATATTTTTAATGCATTTGTCTTCATATACACCACGGCCAGTTTCTTCAACTGCCAATTTTGCTAGCGGCATATGTTGATCAACACCTGCTAATGCCATTTCATGAACAATGTTGTCAATTTCCTCTTGTGTAAAACTTTCTAATGCTTGTAAAGCTTGTTGACCATTATTTACTAGTGTATCAATCATCTTTTTTACTTCCTGCATTTCATTTACAACTTTCTCTTTGACTACCATGTAAATTTCCTCCTATTCTACTATCACGGTCCTTATATGTCCCTATAGGTCAAAATAAGTCCCAATTAACATAAAAAAATAGAGATGCTTTCCTACATGAATTTCATTGTTTGTGAAATTTTTCACAAGTTTGTTCGTGAGTAACATTTCCTGAATTCAATATACATGAAATCATTTCGTTTGTGTATGTCTATTTTGTGAAATGTTTCACAAAATGATGTAATAAAAAAACACACTGCTAATATAGAGCAGTGCATTTTTTTATTATGCTAACGCTTG
This DNA window, taken from Bacillus cereus ATCC 14579, encodes the following:
- a CDS encoding DoxX family protein; the encoded protein is MNQHIGNLIIRIVLGVTFFMHGLTKFQSGIDNIAGWFTSIGLPGGLAYGVATFELVGGLLLILGLGVRYIGLLFALVMVGAIVKVKWSAGLLGDGKNPGFELELALLAMGAYLFVAKADGFVDNFLKEKMSKKN
- a CDS encoding helix-turn-helix domain-containing protein, whose amino-acid sequence is MNIGSAIREIRQRRGITIAQICEGTGLSKGFMSQVENNKTSPSISTLETISNFLNVPLPYLLLEQKDRLKIVKKEERKYSVYGKDEQRIEHVAEQGGLRLSLVEIPTGFPKENSPNAHEGEECHLVLRGKLEVQHGEDIAIVEEGDSFSWNACVPHIVRNIGEETALLLISSYAENRQRVY
- a CDS encoding MaoC/PaaZ C-terminal domain-containing protein, giving the protein MSVKAGDVFKYERRFTEEEVFEFANITGDKGRHHVEYDENGRLMVHGLLTASIGTKVGEELHYIARELVSEFIRPVFTGDTITCELTLTNVEQMEGYKKVSIESVYRNQHEKTVLVGTSYGIIRG
- a CDS encoding GNAT family N-acetyltransferase → MYIYHNGLIIREGTSSVPAYAIKALFEDAGWSNDNIPSWQIEKFTIAFENSTWAFTIWDEEEMIAMVRVISDGIMIANIVNLVVKCEYRGKGLGKKLVALCLQKLPHGDWFAHTSANNFDFYRSCGFEVRELSRNGTCAYYGYQVAKRDGHR
- a CDS encoding GNAT family N-acetyltransferase, whose protein sequence is MKNKLVERSASMFHTERLQIRKYTMDDLQFYASLWGNEKVMRYIGNGTLKTYMQCKKSLEEWVIPSYKNGLGLFVLIEKETGTRIGHAGLVKQKIDGKEEIEIGYWLLPQYWGKGYAKEAAAAFRDYGFQALRMNKLISLINPNHPASIFVARKTGLSYEKTTSFHGIDALVYSIKRVG
- a CDS encoding ankyrin repeat domain-containing protein, whose product is MQTEERITTELVREFVMAAHGDLEKVQELLVESPSLLHASYNWGGSDWESALGASAHVGRKDIALYLLEKGARMDIFAAAMLGELEVVQAILVAQPEALRASGPHGISLLQHARMGGEKSKRVYDYLAILS
- a CDS encoding ABC transporter ATP-binding protein, with the translated sequence MISVNKVFYAHSERFQMQNMNVHIKVGEIVSLIGPNGSGKSTLLRLIARLLKQSEGDIILDGKNIHMMKSADVAKQLAMLPQMHDHQLDLTVKELIEFGRGPHKSWSSRLNKEDEEIVDWALSVTNLEGYEYRLLHSLSGGERQRAWIAMTLAQRTNVLLLDEPTTFLDIVHQLEVMELVKRLNEEFGMTIIMVLHDINQAAQYSDRLLVLKRGKIQYDGIPEEVLCHEMFQHVFGIDVDIFQGSDKPFFTPKRISKRGEERCKQKSVLPLN
- a CDS encoding FecCD family ABC transporter permease — encoded protein: MESSEVVREKEHPFAKKRWIIAVTLVILTILGLLYGLFAGSLSFSIRDILTGIQEEGSTVHRIVWDLRIPRVLIGFIVGTCLAASGTLLQGVMRNPLADPGIIGVSSGAGLVAIVIMILFPQHLAFLPLGAFLGAFITAMVIYALSWQKGAPPSRIVLVGVSINALIGAATSALMLLHSDKVQSVLPWLAGGIGGVSWAHLNMIIYYAIFAIILAFFGIKHIRVLMLGDEMAKLLGHNVEKSRFYLIVVSTLLAGIAVSVSGLIGFVGLVVPHMLRLLVGNDYRYLLPLSCLGGGVLLVFADAIARSWFDPIELPVGILLSFLGGPFFLYLIHRGGKQSDFR
- a CDS encoding ABC transporter substrate-binding protein — its product is MKKSITLFTAILSIFFLLIGCSAKGDEKASATKTEKGKEKIEITDLSGRKVTFDKVPESFATLSMGDMDIIHALGGKIVGRPDTKLTLPEELRKAQVIGNAHQPNFEQIASLKPDVLVANNGFQKNVPTVEGQGTQVIISSANSVQDIQKNIELYGTVMKKEDKAKEINQKMNDQMKKYEKKSDVKALLVYGAPGTYLAALPTSLSGDILEKTGGKNIASDFPETKEYPQYAQLSVERIIEANPDVIYLITHGDPKSVKKAFEGEMMKNEAWKNLEAVKQNRVVILPPDLFGSNPGTKVTEAMDFMYKSIQDVRK
- a CDS encoding YrhC family protein, coding for MKELKGKIEDYTRFGQILLAVSTLLMVGLLIPNGAKETIQFFVMMGSIVIFLSLSFFFFQRVRVMRDQLEENECE
- the adhE gene encoding bifunctional acetaldehyde-CoA/alcohol dehydrogenase codes for the protein MVVKEKVVNEMQEVKKMIDTLVNNGQQALQALESFTQEEIDNIVHEMALAGVDQHMPLAKLAVEETGRGVYEDKCIKNIFATEYIWHSIKQDKTVGIIHEDSHEEIIEIAEPVGVVAGVTPVTNPTSTTMFKALIAIKTRNPIIFAFHPSAQKCSVAAAKTVYDAAMKAGAPKHCIQWIERPSVEATKQLMNHDGVALVLATGGAGMVKSAYSTGKPALGVGPGNVPCYIEKSAHVKRAVNDLILSKTFDNGMICASEQAIIVDKEIYDDVKTEMIENNCYFVTEEERKKLEKLVINENTCAVNSDIVGKSAQYIADLVGITVPEHTKMLVAEIQGIGAAYPLSREKLSPVLACVKANSLEEGFTYCEEMLNLGGLGHSAVIHSTNKDVQKQFGLRMKACRLIVNAPSSQGGIGDIYNGFIPSLTLGCGSYGKNSVSQNVTATHLLNIKRLANRKKNMQWFKLPPKIYFEKHATAYLANMPNISRAFIVTDPGMVEHGYVDTVAHYLNKHANDVKVEVFFEVEPDPSDETVFKGAEMMRSFKPDVIIALGGGSAMDAAKGMWLFYEHPETTFYGIKQKFLDIRKRTCKYPELGNKAQFVAIPTTSGTGSEVTPFAVITDKKNNIKYPLADYELTPDVAIVDPQFVMTVPPHVTADTGMDVLTHAIEAYVSVMANDYTDGLALKAIDLVFKYLPRAYKDGNDEEAREKMHNASAIAGMAFANAFLGINHSLAHKIGPEFHIPHGRANAILMPHVVRYNAIKPRKHALFPKYEHFVADERYAHIARMLGLPASSAAEGVESLVKAIIELGKSLNINMSIAGQGVDKEQFEEVVGVLAERAFEDQCTTANPKLPLISELKEIYMKAYKGE